AAAAGACACACATATTTAAATGTGACCTTTTGTTCATACAACCTCTAATTCCAATAAAAATATTGTATTTATGATTTAATAGATATAATAAAGTCAAACTTTATATGCATAAACTTATAAAAATCACATACCAATAAAATGCATAATCAAATGCTCGGATATCTCTCAagtgttattttcatttttctttctttctttttctttctcataTTCAAACCCTCCAACAAATGAGAAATTATTATCCTTCCTTGAACAATTAACTTAATTATCCTTTTTTCTactaattttataaaaatctCAAAATTAACTCTCTTGATTATTATTTCTGCCATTACAACATAATAGAGAGGAGTCCAGGAAAATACCGTTTAAGAGATACATAGTTGTAAACTACATAGAGAAGcataataaatttgaaaaaaaatagcgAGACAATCTCTTTATAAATAGTCAAAAGGTCATTAAAAGGTGACATGACACAAACCATATCAATTGTTTCCAGATGAGAAAAATAATCATATTTTCTCAAATTGTCATTTGTTTGAGCATGTAACCATACTTTCTcaattctttttaaaataataaaacaataatTAAAATTCAGTGCAAAATTTATTACAATCattcctaaaataaaataaaaagcatTTTAATGCAAGAAAAAAAAAGGCAGAGTCATTGTTTATTACATATAAATTCACACTATAACTACAAGCCTGGAGTAAATGGTAGTGTACTTATCAAGGTTGAAGTTGAATCCTAAATATTGCCCACAAATAATGCAATATGTTCTTCTCTTGCTCACTCCCTAACCAATGAAAGTTATGCACCAATATTGTGTATGAACAAATAACTCTTGCAAAAACACCAATAATGTAAAGAAAAAGTcgataaaaaagaagaagagaacttCTGTACAAAAAATTTCAAATGAAAAGGAGAAGGAATGGTAAAAGAAGAAGAGATGAGAGTGATGCAAAGGAAAAGATATGCTTTACTATTTATAGTAACCAAAATAAAAGTAGTAACTTACACTGAGTAATAGGAAAAGAAAATGCAACCTATATTGAGTAATTGTAATAGAAAGGATAATAAGTGTATTAATAATTGTAATGAACGTATTTATGGGCAGAATGGTTAACTGATGTAATTAATACGATAGAAAATAATCATCtttcaattattaaataatttaaataaaaagaatgaaagggaaaaaggtaaaaaaaaaaaaaggagaaaaaagataaataggatCCTTGGCCAAAGAGAGATGTCAAGTCACCTTTTCTATcccccccatatatatatacacacacacattccATATCCTATTTTCTTTtagtaatattgcaagtttattcttcatattgttggtgcatgatatcatgaaacgaCGCAAATAATATAATCTATACAGACATTATACTCATCAtataatacaatacgatacaatatgATATATTATGAAACGACATGTAACAATAATCCAAACAAGTTGTTGAGTGTGGTCACCAATCTACTTAGTTTGTGGCATATCCACCAGAAATATGAATGCGTCATGAATCTTCAAATAAGATAGACACTGTCACACATAATCCACAAAACATTCTATACAGCAGCTAATCTCACACCTATCATATTTAGGTTACAatatctcttttttctctttttcatagaaccaaatttgcacaattttttttaaagatattcACGGGCTCGATTGATCCAATTTGCGTGGAAGAAATCAATAAAGATAacgggtgtgtttggtacgaaggaaaatgttttctaTGTAAAATGTTTTCATGGAAAATGAGtagttttatcacttatttttccttgtttggttggtgagtgaaaaatcttttccggaaaatattttctagtgcttggttagagagtagaaaataCCTTTTTATGTTACTCTCCTCACCCCCATTCTTCCAAGTCCCCATGTTGCTTTGATCACCCCCCTCCCTTCAAATACCCAACGTTTTCAGGACTctattttcttcaagaatttaattgTTCAAATTCACACAAACCCAAAGGAACTAATGTGTTGCTTTACTTTTTTACGCAAAAATAACGTTAAAATTTGTGCTCCacaactaaaaagaaaatactcttttttggttgaaaaataaagtactctttctacagcataaaaataaagtactcatttttttgaaataaaagaaaatattttttctacatcatgaaaagaaatacctttttttgttaaaatgaaagaaaatactacttttttttgttgaaatgaaaaaaatactttttctatgaaaagaaagtactatttttgttgaaataaaaaaaatacttttttatatcatatataaaaaaaatactcaTTTATTGAaatgcaaaacaaaaaaaacatatctataacatgaaaagaaagtattattaataatatttttatttaggatGAGGATGGGAAAGGTGATTAGGATGGAGTTGGCTAGTAGGTAGTCGAGAGTTCCTCGTTCTTTTTAGTAGTATTAGTAGCTCCCTTGTTTTTTTCGTTCGCTCTGTATATCGTATGTTCCAGTCTGCTATTGTTTGATGCTATTTTTGGTTACTGGTTTCGTCGCCGTCGTCGTTGTTGCTCTTGTTGTTAGTATAGTTGTCTTTCTCCCCTTTTCCTTATCATACTTCATCcctctattttttctttcttcttcctatttcttcttcgtcttcttcctttctcttttttcatcttttcttgagcTGAGAgtttattggaaacaacctctttacctcgccagataggggtaaggtctgcatacacactactctTCCAGACGCTACTTGTGAAATTTTATTgtgtatgttattgttgttgttgttgttgtagggtGGGGATGAAGATGAGGTGTGAGGTGGGTAGGCATAGGGTGGGGTGGTGTTGGGGTTGGGGTAGGGCTTGGGTGGGGTGGGTGTGGTTGGTTGCGGTGAGAacgaattttgaaaaatattccCTTGCTAATTTTTCAATGGGAGGcatgaggaaaatattttctaaaacatttaagccaacgaAATATGGAAAAATTGAAAACATTACCAAGCACACCCAAAAtctttcaaattctcaattcaacATAATTTTATCACATTCGATTTATCATCTATtttgttttagaaaaaaaaaaattctgcccAACCCATGACCTCTATTTCCTCCTTTCATGGAGAACTGTCAGTCGTCGTCATCAATGGTACTCTGAAATGACGGAAAGCTCCCTCCAACATAGTCCAGATCAGGGGCAGTAAATGTCCAATTAGAAATATAGGAAAAGTATCTAAGAATAAAATATTACTATTacaataataatgataataatataataaggtTGCAGTATCATCATAGAAGCAAAAGCGAGAAGTCCGTTTTCTTCTTTCCTGAGCCAATCGTTATTCAACTATTTTATGCCCAAGAGGAATTAGGGTTTATTTCAGTTCAAGAACGAGCGTATCAGAAACAAATTATTTATTCTAAGACGAAGCCTTGTGATCAATTGCTAAAACCCTAATTCCTGAGTTGAATTGCTTGCTTCTGGATCATATTTGATTGGAATTCGTGCTTCGCGAAGCTCACATTTACCTCTTCGATCTCTCTGTTTCATCGAGTAAGCTCCTTTTTCCTAGTTGGAAATTTTGCTCGTATTATGTCTTCCAACGGTTATATTGATGTTTAAATTCTGAGATCAAGATGTTTCCTTGGTGACAGAAATATGTTAAATGACTAGAGATTTGGAACGTCCACGTTGTATATTGTTTTAATGTTATTGATCTTTGGTGTGTATCCGAATTTTTTAGTACTGCGTATATTCTGTATGTTAAATTTGGGAACTTTGGCAGCGGAGGTGGTGAATGAATTTGAGAGAGGGCAGGAATTATCTACTTTGGTTGGTGTTCGGAGTTCAACTCTCTGCTTACCCTTTAGTTAACCTTATTCCCTTTAGTAGTCTTATTGTTCTGGTAAGTTGCGCAATTACTGTGATGGCTACTGGTCAAAACTTAAATTGCTTGATCCTGTAATATTTGTGAAGTAATAGTCTGTAAATGTTGAACTTAGGCTGATAATCTGCTATTTCTTGGGAGACGTCTCTGATAATTGAAGTTTGTAAGTATGAGATTTTGCTGAATGAGGAATGTGAGAATTGATGTTAGCTgttgaaaaggaatacggaaagAAGAGATGATGATTGGATAATCAATTTTTTTGAGTCATGATCACCAAGAGTTTGCACATCTACTTTTTGTTAGTGAGATATTTGCAGTGCAAAAAATCTCTGTCAGGAGTTGTTTAGTTGGGTATCCCTTTTTGCATGTTTTGATAGGCATATTTCAAACTTAGAATAAAATGTTGTAGTAATTCCACTGCTTAGATGATGtggtatttaattattaaaaaggaaaagaaattatcAATCTTTTGCAATTGGGAACTATGTCATTGttaattttgtataaaattttgATGTCTTGATAGTTTGCAATTCCTGTCCTTGTGATTGCTACAAAAAAAACAAGTAGCTTTCTCTCTTaatctccccccccccctctctctttTGGGGGGACTTTTTCTGGTTTCCCCATTAACAATCTGATTGGACATCCAGTACCACTTCCTTTTTCGTCTTTCTCTTCTGCCCTACCATTGTAGATGTGGACATCATTGCTTAAGTACAACGTGCCTCCTTACTTATCTAAAAAAGAAAGAACCTGCTACATCTTGTGAAAAGCATAGTGCCGAATATTGAGTAACTTCTTGCCTACTTCATCTCTTAGTAGATTTTGGTTttcttagttttattttatttcactttctttttcgAAGTATCAGTGGATGTCCACTGTAAGACTTCCCAACCCTCCTGGAAGGTGGAGCGTTAGAAACTGAAAGAATAGTTCTGTGTGAACCCACATTCTGAATTATCTATTTAGCTTCACCAAAGAAGGTTGTATTTTTGCTCTGGAGTTAGCTTTGTTTTGTCGCATTCTTTTTCCCCACGCTTCATGTCTTGGTTATGTTAGACCAGTAGAGCTTATGCAAAATGAGAGCATCAGGTAGCTTTTCTTTGGACAAGATACCAAAAAGGTTGATGAACCCTTTTAATACCTCCTGGTTCTGTATGGTGGTCCCAACATTACTGTTATATCTTCTAGTTTCTgcctaagttgctcggactcggGTGTGGGTATCCGATACGGGGACGAATCCGAGTATCGGATTCGGCaaaatctaaattttaagattTGGGGGTGCGGATCCGGGGTATGGATATGGATAGGGGTGCGGGTATTCGGCTAATAAAAAATAGAGCTATAAAAATATTGTAAATTTTGAGAGCTATTCTGTGAAAAACTTACATGAATATTATAGAATTCAATCTTTCATTCTTCAAGATGGACATTATTCTTTCATTCTCCTAAatctgttttatttttgattgtgagaaatcaaaatctcaaaTTTTCTCCCAAATTTGTCGATGGGCTCCGGTCAAAGTGTCCGAAGTCAGTTGACTGAATCCGGGATGTATCCCGCTCCCGTCCCCGTCTCCTATCGGGATGGGGACGGCACCAAAATCGAAGAGTCCGCGCAACTTAGGTTTCTGCTTATTCGATCCATTTTGTTTTTATTTCAGTGCTGTATTCTTAATGTTCCCAGAAAAGATAGTTCTGGACTGTTTCTAACCTATCAACACTTGCCAGGAGATAATGCTGTACCTACGTACTTGTTGCTAATTGATGGATCCTGATAGCAAGAGTTTTGGAAGAGGTAAGACCCTTACAGCATTATGTTCCCTTTGAAACAGAATTGTAACATACAGTCTTTTTGCATGTTGCCCTGCATTGACTACTGCAGACATTTGATATCGTGAGGGTCTTTATTTGCATAGCTAGGTTCTGATTTACAGTAAAATGCTTCATTTCATCAGTATCTTGCTCAAATCTGCAGCTGGCTGATTTATTTGCTTCTGCAATCCTCGTGTGTGGGCCAGTTATCTCTTTCCGGATTTAGAAATGATCTTGTACTGCATTCTCATTTTTGTGTGGTTCTTCTGCAGCACTAGGACAAATCTATCTTTGTTCATTCGGGAGAAAGATAAAGGACTAGTAATGCTAATGTTATCTTTGGGGCTTTACATTGTTTATCATAGAATTTTGTAGAAGTTTATATCACAAAGCAATGTATTCTCAAGCATTTTCCTTCATCATCCGGATAGTGTTAGCTGTCAGATTAATATTCTTTGAGTTCGGGATCATTGTGACTATTATAAGCCAAAGTTGATTAAATCTTAGCAAAGGTAGTTGATATTTTAGTCACATGTGAGGTGCTGGAAAGATGCTGGACTGCTAAAGAGTATCAGGTTTCTCAAAGGGCTTAGATTTATCTATTGATATTCTGATGATGAATTAAAATTCAGGTTTTGTTCTCTTTAGAATGCCTGTTGTTTTTAGTCAAGAATTAGTTTATAACTGTTTTTGATATGGTCAAAATGCACCACCAGGGCCCAGAGAACTTACAGGTGCTGTGGATCTTATCAGTCACTTCAAATTGTTGCCTCATCACGAGTTCTTCTGCAAGAGGTCACTTCCGTTGTCTATTTCAGATGCCCACTATCTTCACAATGTGGTGGGAGACACAGAAATTAGGAAAGGGGAAGGGATGCAGTTGGATCAGCTTATACAGGACACTTCCTTGTCAAGAGAGACGAGTTCCCGCATCCAGCCGTTTGACCTAGATGTTCTTGGAGAAGCTTTTCAACTACGTGAAGCGGCTCCAGTTGTTCTGCCTCCTGTAAGAAATTTACTGAGTGAAGCTTGAGCGACAATAGTTCATTTGTGTAAGCGTCTTTTAAGTAAtgttttaacttctttttttcatAGTCTGAGAAAGGCATCCCAACTGTAGCTGGAAAATCTAAAAGTGAGTCGAAAGACAAGGATAAGAAGCATAAAAAGCACAGAGATAAGGACAAGGAGAAGGACAAAGAGCATAAGAAACACAAACATCGGCATAAAGATCGAAGCAAAGACAAGgataaagagaaaaatagagataaaagTGGTCATCATGATTCTGGTGCTGATCATTCGAAGAAACATCATGAGAAGGTCTGCTACTAGCAAAACCTTGAGATATTCTTTTTCCCTCCCCTTTGATTCCCTTTTGATCCCCTTTTGTTGGAGCTATTTCTCCTTTGGTGACTCGAAACCCACGATCCTGGGGTTATAGGTGGGGGTGCTGACCATCTGAGCAACCCCCTCTTGTTAACCTTGAGATATTTGGTGCGATGTGTTGATTCTTACTATACATGTCATATGCTTTTTTAATATGAAATAGTTTAGATGAATGGTTTAAAGAATAGCCCTTTCAAATTAATTTGCTAAATATTTGTCTTTTCTTAATAGAATTGTCTAAAGATGATAAAATTTTACTTTGTCGTTTGTGACATTTGAACTTTGCTGAAAGTTACTCTTGCTTGAATTTCACTGGATTGTATGATGCTATTGAGTTCGTTATCCTTTTGTGTTGTCAGTTGCCTGTATTGGATCACAGGGAGAAAGTCAAGGACATAAAGGCTTATCTTTCTTGAAAAATGAGACCAGGACTTGTGAAATGAACTGTTGCCCGGCTTTTTGGTTAATGAGGCAAAAAGTTGAGTTTGCTGTATGATTTAGACTTTTTAGTTTATTAAGACACTTCCACATCAGCATAAAACTCTTTCTTGCTGCTGCAGCTTTGATATGACTCAAGCTATCCTCTCTCTCCTAACCTATCGCGGTAACCTGAACTTTGAATTTGTTAACCTTTTTGTTTTGTCAACGTACTGAATTAGATGAGAGGTTGACTTTGTAAACTTTATTTGCGAAACTTGTTTTTTCCCCCTTGCCATTTTATGTTCTTGTTCCATGATGCTTATCTACCTTCTACTTGAGCTGCTAGTTGAAAATCACCAATATTTGCACGAGTTTAGGACTTTAGCAAGAAGCAACAGTGGTACTTCACAGAATTGAAAGCGGTTGTATTTATAGCGGCGACTGATTATGATATTTTAATTGATCCCAGAAAAGGAAGCATGATGGAGAGGATCTTAATGACGTTC
This genomic stretch from Nicotiana sylvestris chromosome 9, ASM39365v2, whole genome shotgun sequence harbors:
- the LOC104232652 gene encoding mediator of RNA polymerase II transcription subunit 19a-like isoform X1, giving the protein MDPDSKSFGRGPRELTGAVDLISHFKLLPHHEFFCKRSLPLSISDAHYLHNVVGDTEIRKGEGMQLDQLIQDTSLSRETSSRIQPFDLDVLGEAFQLREAAPVVLPPSEKGIPTVAGKSKSESKDKDKKHKKHRDKDKEKDKEHKKHKHRHKDRSKDKDKEKNRDKSGHHDSGADHSKKHHEKKRKHDGEDLNDVHKHKRSKHKSSKIDEIGAIKWRILLVCPLFDGEQHLTKVYFTWYLSFSYPS
- the LOC104232652 gene encoding mediator of RNA polymerase II transcription subunit 19a-like isoform X2, whose protein sequence is MDPDSKSFGRGPRELTGAVDLISHFKLLPHHEFFCKRSLPLSISDAHYLHNVVGDTEIRKGEGMQLDQLIQDTSLSRETSSRIQPFDLDVLGEAFQLREAAPVVLPPSEKGIPTVAGKSKSESKDKDKKHKKHRDKDKEKDKEHKKHKHRHKDRSKDKDKEKNRDKSGHHDSGADHSKKHHEKKRKHDGEDLNDVHKHKRSKHKSSKIDEIGAIKWRILLVCPLFDGEQHLTKVYFT
- the LOC104232652 gene encoding mediator of RNA polymerase II transcription subunit 19a-like isoform X4 yields the protein MDPDSKSFGRGPRELTGAVDLISHFKLLPHHEFFCKRSLPLSISDAHYLHNVVGDTEIRKGEGMQLDQLIQDTSLSRETSSRIQPFDLDVLGEAFQLREAAPVVLPPSEKGIPTVAGKSKSESKDKDKKHKKHRDKDKEKDKEHKKHKHRHKDRSKDKDKEKNRDKSGHHDSGADHSKKHHEKKRKHDGEDLNDVHKHKRSKHKSSKIDEIGAIKNCLWTN
- the LOC104232652 gene encoding mediator of RNA polymerase II transcription subunit 19a-like isoform X3 translates to MDPDSKSFGRGPRELTGAVDLISHFKLLPHHEFFCKRSLPLSISDAHYLHNVVGDTEIRKGEGMQLDQLIQDTSLSRETSSRIQPFDLDVLGEAFQLREAAPVVLPPSEKGIPTVAGKSKSESKDKDKKHKKHRDKDKEKDKEHKKHKHRHKDRSKDKDKEKNRDKSGHHDSGADHSKKHHEKKRKHDGEDLNDVHKHKRSKHKSSKIDEIGAIKWRILLVCPLFDELPLD